From Microcystis aeruginosa NIES-2549, a single genomic window includes:
- a CDS encoding RNA-guided endonuclease InsQ/TnpB family protein, whose product MKLVQKHLIKFNHKNYSVIDKLGFLSKNLYNCAVYLNRQVFFSHQPFLTMTELHHALKMSPDYQALPAKVSQLVLKQVEKTFKSYQKAKEQYKKSPDKFTGEPKLPRYKDKEKGRNVLTYNYQAISKKALKQGLIKLSGTNLEFKTNLKEVLEVRIIPKLGAYCLEIVYEQPSSSSQEGERYAFIDLGLNNLAAVTSNIPEFQPTLVCGKALKSCNQKYNKTLAKLKSELPSLQKTSKRIQGLTLKRNCQVDYYLHTASKYIIDKLLAHQINLLVIGHNQGWKQNINIGDRNNQSFVNIPHSRLIEQLTYKANLVGIEVKTTNESYTSKCSFLDLESIQKQKSYLGKRIKRGLFRSSSGYFYGADINGSLNIGRKVVGEAAFSGNPIERFVVNPVRVKAYKANSRCNICVQN is encoded by the coding sequence ATGAAATTAGTTCAAAAACATCTAATTAAATTTAATCACAAAAATTATTCAGTCATTGATAAATTAGGATTTTTATCGAAGAATCTGTATAATTGTGCTGTTTATTTAAACCGTCAAGTTTTCTTTTCACATCAACCATTTTTAACAATGACTGAGTTACATCATGCCTTAAAAATGAGTCCAGATTATCAAGCCTTACCCGCCAAAGTAAGTCAGTTAGTATTAAAGCAAGTAGAAAAAACCTTTAAATCCTACCAAAAAGCGAAAGAACAATACAAAAAATCGCCAGATAAATTTACAGGAGAGCCTAAGTTGCCAAGATACAAAGACAAAGAAAAAGGTAGAAACGTTTTAACTTATAACTATCAAGCCATTTCTAAAAAAGCGTTGAAGCAAGGTTTAATCAAGCTATCAGGGACTAATTTAGAATTTAAAACTAATTTAAAGGAAGTCTTAGAGGTCAGGATTATTCCTAAATTGGGTGCTTATTGTTTAGAGATTGTCTATGAACAACCATCCTCATCAAGTCAAGAGGGAGAAAGATATGCTTTTATCGATTTAGGCTTAAATAACCTAGCTGCTGTTACCTCTAATATTCCCGAATTTCAGCCAACTTTAGTATGTGGAAAAGCCTTAAAATCCTGCAATCAAAAGTACAACAAGACACTAGCTAAACTCAAATCGGAATTACCCAGTCTACAGAAGACCAGTAAAAGAATACAAGGTTTAACTTTAAAGCGTAATTGCCAGGTGGATTATTACCTCCACACCGCTAGTAAATATATTATTGATAAATTACTAGCTCATCAAATTAACCTTTTAGTTATTGGTCATAATCAAGGCTGGAAACAAAACATTAATATTGGAGATAGAAATAACCAGTCATTCGTAAATATTCCTCATTCAAGGTTGATCGAACAACTTACCTATAAAGCAAATTTAGTAGGAATAGAGGTCAAAACAACTAATGAAAGCTATACCTCTAAATGTAGTTTCTTGGACTTAGAGTCTATTCAAAAGCAAAAAAGCTATTTAGGCAAGAGAATTAAAAGAGGACTATTCAGAAGCTCGTCGGGTTATTTCTATGGAGCAGATATTAATGGTTCCTTAAATATTGGAAGAAAGGTAGTCGGAGAGGCCGCCTTTAGCGGGAATCCGATAGAGAGGTTCGTAGTTAACCCAGTACGGGTCAAAGCGTACAAAGCTAATTCTAGATGCAATATTTGCGTACAGAATTAG
- a CDS encoding IS607 family transposase, with translation MWLVQVYIAVHIKLSDYAKKKGISYDTAWRMWNRGQLQGERLPTGTIIIFEDDRFCGENKVAIYARVSSSENQSDLETQAKRLEAYCIAKGYQIVRVVKEVGSGVNDHRKLLLKLLEQTDDNLIVVEHKDRLSRVGFNYLKVLLTQTNRDIEVVNLAEERKDDLMQDFVSIITSFCARLYSLRQRNRKTECLIKCLEENDEISSKTSN, from the coding sequence ATGTGGTTAGTACAAGTTTACATTGCAGTTCATATAAAACTATCAGATTATGCTAAGAAAAAAGGGATCAGTTATGACACTGCTTGGAGAATGTGGAATCGAGGGCAGTTACAAGGAGAACGTCTTCCTACAGGAACAATTATTATTTTTGAAGATGACCGTTTTTGCGGTGAAAATAAAGTAGCTATTTATGCGCGAGTTTCTAGTTCAGAAAATCAATCTGACTTAGAGACTCAGGCAAAAAGATTGGAAGCTTATTGTATTGCGAAAGGCTATCAAATTGTTCGAGTAGTTAAAGAAGTAGGAAGTGGAGTCAATGATCATCGAAAGCTATTATTAAAACTTCTAGAACAAACTGATGATAATTTGATTGTCGTAGAACATAAAGATCGTTTAAGCAGAGTAGGGTTTAATTATCTGAAAGTTCTTTTAACTCAAACAAATAGAGATATAGAGGTCGTTAATCTAGCAGAAGAAAGAAAAGACGATTTAATGCAAGACTTCGTGAGCATAATTACCTCATTTTGCGCTCGATTATACTCATTAAGACAACGAAATAGAAAGACAGAATGTTTAATTAAATGCCTTGAGGAGAATGATGAAATTAGTTCAAAAACATCTAATTAA